The Passer domesticus isolate bPasDom1 chromosome 34, bPasDom1.hap1, whole genome shotgun sequence genome window below encodes:
- the LOC135288640 gene encoding hepatic lectin-like produces the protein MGRGEPGVRRKTGNTGRTRGHRSRSWSFIPVLDLIRTFVVSNGQDGGRSGLGPPTGGAALPARLRSFPAVYLSLALSSLLLLGLSALALARVSSISSKLHQESPEWNFSSWDSFLFPCGADSREWEYFSGNCYYFSLARLSWERAREQCRERRARLAVVGSFAEQQFLMSRTRNERFWIGLTDRNSEGNWEWVDGTDYKSSFTFWREGEPNDSGSNEDCAHLWISGKWNDVHCTFECFFVCERPLSQKSPFSH, from the exons ATGGGAAGGGGAGAACCGGGGGTGAGGAGGAAAACGGGGAACACCGGGAGAACCAGGGGACACCGCAGCCGCTCCTGGTCGTTCATCCCTGTCCTGGATCTCATCCGCA CGTTTGTTGTTAGCAACGGCCAAGATGGCGGCAGGAGCGGCCTGGGCCCCCCCACGG GCGGCGCGGCGCTCCCGGCACGGCTCCGCTCCTTCCCGGCCGTGTACCTGAGCCTGGCGCTCtcctcgctgctgctgctgggcctcAGCGCCCTGGCGCTGGCCAGAG tTTCCTCCATTTCCTCCAAACTCCACCAGGAGAGTCCAGAGTGGAATTTTTCCAGCTGGGATTCCTTCC TGTTCCCGTGCGGGGCGGATTCCCGGGAATGGGAATATTTTTCTGGGAATTGTTATTATTTCTCGCTGGCGCGGCTGAGCTGGGAGCGGGCGCGGGAGCAGTGCCGGGAGCGCCGCGCCCGCCTGGCCGTGGTCGGCAGCTTCGCCGAGCag CAGTTCCTGATGTCCCGCACGCGGAACGAGCGTTTCTGGATCGGGCTCACCGACCGGAATTCTGAGGGAAACTGGGAATGGGTCGACGGCACCGACTACAAATCCTCCTTCAC gtttTGGCGTGAGGGGGAGCCCAACGACAGCGGGAGTAACGAGGATTGCGCTCACCTCTGGATCTCCGGGAAGTGGAACGACGTCCACTGCACCTTCGAGTGCTTCTTCGTCTGCGAGCGCCCCctttcccaaaaatcccctttttccCACTAA
- the PIN1 gene encoding peptidyl-prolyl cis-trans isomerase NIMA-interacting 1 encodes MAEEEKLPAGWEKRMSRSSGRVYYFNHLTNASQWERPSGAARAEPGRVRCSHLLVKHSQSRRPSSWRQERITRSKEEALELINGYIQKIKSGEEDFESLASQFSDCSSAKAGGDLGAFGRGQMQKPFEDASFALRAGEMSGPVFTESGIHIILRTE; translated from the exons atGGCGGAGGAGGAGAAGCTGCCCGCGGGGTGGGAGAAGCGCATGAGCCGCAGCTCCG GCCGCGTGTACTACTTCAACCACCTGACGAACGCCAGCCAGTGGGAGCGGCCGAgcggcgcggcgcgggcggAGCCGGGCCGCGTGCGCTGCTCGCACCTGCTGGTCAAGCACAGCCAGTCGCGCCGGcccagcagctggaggcagGAGCGCATCACCCGCTCCAAGGAGGAGGCGCTGGAGCTCATCAACG gctaCATCCAGAAGATCAAATCAGGAGAGGAGGATTTTGAGTCTTTGGCTTCGCAGTTCAGTGACTGCAGCTCAGCCAAGGCCGGAGGGGACCTGGGGGCGTTTGGGAGAG GGCAGATGCAGAAGCCGTTCGAGGATGCCTCGTTCGCGCTGAGGGCCGGCGAGATGAGCGGCCCCGTGTTCACCGAGTCCGGCATCCACATCATCCTCCGCACGGAGTGA